In the Candidatus Equadaptatus faecalis genome, one interval contains:
- a CDS encoding Lrp/AsnC family transcriptional regulator produces MNSSRLLDEKGREIIKILQEDARVSFNELARRTGISSPAAADRVRKLEKAGIITGYRAVVDPLKVGYSVMAFIRLNSSAACLAQADDIARALPEVLECHHLTGSDGVMLKVVVKSVSELETIVTKFAGCGISTTSIALSSPISGRVIVPA; encoded by the coding sequence TTGAACAGCAGCAGACTTTTGGACGAAAAAGGAAGAGAAATCATTAAAATCCTCCAGGAGGACGCAAGGGTTTCTTTCAACGAACTTGCGCGCAGGACGGGAATTTCTTCACCAGCCGCTGCGGACAGAGTCAGAAAGCTTGAAAAAGCGGGGATAATTACAGGGTACAGGGCAGTTGTTGACCCTTTGAAAGTGGGTTACTCGGTTATGGCATTCATACGCCTCAATTCGTCTGCGGCCTGTCTTGCACAGGCAGACGACATTGCCCGTGCGCTTCCGGAGGTGCTTGAGTGCCATCATCTGACAGGCAGCGACGGAGTGATGCTCAAGGTTGTGGTCAAATCAGTATCCGAACTTGAAACCATAGTTACAAAATTTGCCGGCTGCGGCATATCCACAACCTCAATAGCGCTTTCTTCACCAATAAGCGGCAGAGTAATCGTGCCGGCATAA
- a CDS encoding nitroreductase family protein produces the protein MNETLKAILGRRSIRKFTREKISDDSKKLLLEAAFAAPSAKNQRGTDFVVIEDRKILDTLADNLQYGKMLYQAPLCIAVCSETKRGAEELVLWEEDAAAAMENILVAAKSLGLGSVWLGILAREDREDKVREILEVPSEIRVVGLAAIGYPDEEKEPHGEINEARVHFNKW, from the coding sequence ATGAACGAAACCTTAAAAGCAATACTCGGACGCAGAAGCATACGCAAATTCACGCGGGAAAAAATCTCGGACGACAGCAAAAAACTGCTGCTTGAAGCGGCTTTTGCCGCCCCGTCCGCAAAAAATCAGCGCGGAACGGATTTTGTCGTTATTGAAGACAGAAAAATACTGGATACGCTTGCCGACAATCTGCAGTACGGAAAAATGCTCTATCAGGCGCCTCTTTGTATAGCGGTCTGCTCCGAAACAAAGCGGGGCGCCGAAGAACTTGTCCTTTGGGAAGAAGACGCTGCGGCTGCAATGGAAAATATCCTCGTCGCCGCAAAATCGCTTGGTCTGGGTTCTGTCTGGCTCGGAATACTTGCCCGCGAAGACAGGGAAGACAAAGTGCGCGAAATTCTTGAAGTTCCGTCTGAAATACGCGTAGTCGGTCTTGCCGCAATCGGATATCCTGACGAAGAAAAAGAGCCTCACGGAGAAATAAACGAAGCAAGAGTGCATTTCAACAAATGGTAA
- the gspG gene encoding type II secretion system major pseudopilin GspG — translation MKRHAGFTLIEIMIVVVIIGMLSALVGPRLIGQSDEAKIKTTKIQISQLEQVLGLFQLDNGFFPATEQGLAALVKAPTLPPEPMNYKQGGYMKKVPKDAWGREFIYICPGQHGDFDIISYGSDGAEGGEGNAKDLNNWE, via the coding sequence ATGAAAAGACACGCAGGTTTTACACTGATCGAAATTATGATCGTCGTTGTTATCATCGGTATGCTCTCAGCTCTTGTGGGTCCCCGTCTGATCGGACAGAGCGACGAAGCGAAAATCAAAACGACAAAAATTCAGATTTCGCAGCTTGAACAGGTGCTCGGGCTCTTTCAGCTTGACAACGGATTTTTCCCGGCGACGGAGCAGGGACTTGCGGCGCTTGTAAAAGCACCGACGCTGCCTCCCGAGCCAATGAACTACAAACAGGGCGGCTATATGAAAAAAGTGCCGAAGGACGCGTGGGGAAGGGAATTTATATACATCTGCCCGGGACAGCACGGCGATTTTGACATAATATCCTACGGTTCTGACGGCGCCGAAGGCGGGGAAGGAAACGCCAAAGATTTAAACAACTGGGAATAA
- a CDS encoding OmpH family outer membrane protein has translation MKKAVFILAAVFTVLSAVAAFAADGVVNADAVLANYPKFAQARQQLAALAQQKEAAIRAEKDTAKQQQLAQEAQQQLMQEERKLMEPVLNDFRAAIAKVAKSKKLGMVHAAATVMYGGTDITQDVIAELKK, from the coding sequence GTGAAAAAAGCAGTATTTATTCTTGCGGCGGTTTTTACGGTGCTGAGTGCTGTTGCGGCGTTTGCGGCGGACGGCGTTGTTAATGCGGACGCGGTTCTTGCGAACTACCCGAAATTTGCACAGGCACGCCAGCAGCTTGCGGCGCTCGCGCAGCAGAAAGAAGCGGCAATCCGCGCTGAAAAAGACACGGCAAAACAGCAGCAGCTTGCACAGGAAGCACAGCAGCAGCTTATGCAGGAAGAACGCAAACTTATGGAACCCGTTCTTAACGATTTCCGCGCAGCAATAGCCAAAGTTGCCAAATCGAAAAAGCTTGGTATGGTACACGCTGCGGCTACTGTCATGTACGGCGGAACAGATATCACTCAGGACGTCATCGCCGAACTTAAAAAATAG